A segment of the Sphingomicrobium flavum genome:
CAGCAGCACGGCAAAGGCCTGCCAGATGGCATCGTAGAGCCCCGCCTTGCGGATCTCGTCCAGATAGATGGCATCGGCCTTGCGCAAGATGTCGCACCGCTCCTTGTTGACCTCGCCCGGAATGCGGATCGCCAGCCCCGGCCCCGGGAAGGGATGGCGCCCGACGAACTGGTCGTTCAATCCCAGCTCGCGCCCCAGTTCGCGCACTTCATCCTTGAACAATTCGCGCAGCGGCTCGACCAGCTTCATGTTCATCCGCTCCGGCAGCCCGCCGACATTATGGTGCGATTTGATTGTCACCGACGGCCCGCCGGTAAAGCTCACGCTCTCGATCACGTCGGGGTAAAGCGTGCCCTGCGCCAGGAAATCCGCGCCGCCCAGCTTGTTCGCTTCTTCCTCGAAGACGGCGATGAACTCGCCGCCGATGAACTTGCGCTTCTTTTCAGGATCGGTGACGCCCTCGAGCCCCGCCATGAAACGCTCCTCGGCGTCCACCACCACCAGCGGGATGTTGTAATGATCGCGAAACAGCGTCTCGACCTGCTCGCGCTCGTTGAGGCGCAGCAGCCCATGATCGACGAACACACAGGTCAGCTGGTCGCCGATCGCTTCATGGATGAGGATCGCCGCGACCGAGCTGTCCACCCCGCCCGACAGCCCGCAAATCACCTTGCCGTCACCCACCTGTTCGCGGATTTCCGCGACCTTGGCCTCGCGATAGGCGCCCATCGTCCAATCGCCCTTCAGCCCGCACACGCGGTGGACAAAATTGGCGATCAGCTTGGCGCCATCGGGCGTGTGATGCACTTCGGGATGGAATTGCGTGCCATAATATTTGCGCTCCTCATCCGCGATCACGGCGAAGGGCGCGCCATCCGACACCGCGACAATTTCAAAGCCCGGCGCAAACTGGGTCACCTTGTCGCCATGGCTCATCCATACCTGGTGCCGCTCGCCCTCGTTCCACAAGCCGTCAAACAAGGCGCAATCCTTCGTCACGGTCAGGAAGGCGCGGCCGAATTCGCCGCTATCGCCCGCTTCCACCGTGCCGCCCAACTGGTGGCTCATCACCTGCTGGCCATAGCAGATGCCCAGGATAGGCAGCCCGCTGTCGAACAGCATTTGCGGTGCGCGCGGCGAGCCTTCCTCGGGCACCCCGGCTGGCGATCCCGACAGGATGATCCCGCCCGGCTTCAACCGCTCGAATGCGTCCTCGGCGCTGTTGAAGGGCGCGATCTCGCAATAGACGCCCGCTTCGCGCACGCGCCGCGCGATCAATTGGGTCACCTGGCTGCCAAAATCGACGATCAAGATCGTCTCGCCATGCCCAACCGTCATTATAGCCTCCGCGCCTTAAGGATGTGGCGCGTGCGATAGGGGCAAGCCCCACTCCTGTCCAGCGCCGCAAAACCCCGACTGGCGACTATCGCCAGCTATAGAAGCGGGGCGGACCGTCATTGACGATGATGGGGTCGTCGACCAGCCACTGGACCTTGCCGTCGATGCCCACCTGCAGCGCCAGCGCATAGGTGTAGATCTTCTTGGGCACATTCTTGTCCTTGAAGACCAGCGCATCCTGTCCCTGCCCCGACTGCACGGCCACGTCGCCGCTGGACGGGGCTTTGTCGGCGGCGCTGGGCTTGCCCATATTGTCGATGATCCAGAAGCTGTCTTGAACCGGGTCGGCAAGTCCGGCCGGCACCAGCTCGCCATCGATTTCGACCATGGTGGACACCAGGTGATAGGTGATGTCGACAGGCTGTTTGATATGCGCCGCCTTCAGGTTCACATTGCCGTTCTTCTTCACGATCGGCGGCCCCGGCGGGCTGACCTGGAAATAAGTGAAATCGCCAACATAATAGCCGTTCACCTCGTCCCAGAACACATTGTCGACGACGACATTCACCTTGATGTCGATAGCCTGTTCTTCCTCTTCCATGTCGCTAATCCCTCTTGTTGAAATGCAGTCAAAGTCGATCGTCGATCAGTGGATCGAGGCCACGATCGGCCAGCGCCTTGCGCAATTGGCGCGCCAAGGCGGCCTGCCCCAGTTTTTGTGCAGCAACCGCCCGCAGTGCCTGGTTGGCGATACTCACGCCTTGGGCCTGGTCTTCCACTGCCAGCGCCCGGGCGAAGGCGGCGGACGCGGCTGCACCATCGCCCGACCGTTCCAGCGCAATGCCCTCGACGAGGTGGCTGGCAATGAAAAGCCAGACATGATCGGGGCTATCGGCATCGATCTTGCCACGCCAGTCCAGCGCCATGGATTTCAGCTGGTCGGGCGGCGCTGATGACCGATCAGTCAGCGCGCGCTCCAACGCCAGCCGTGCCGGACGATAGATATTCCAGTCGCGATTGTTGGCATCGCGCGCGGCGAGATTTTCGATCAGTGCCGCGATCCTGTCGAAGCCTTCGCTTGCCTTCGCGCTTCGTCCCTCCGCCCAGTCCAATAGTGCCATCTCGTTGAAGGGGCCGATCGACATGGTCAGGCTGGATGTATTGTCGGGGTCACGTCGGATCAGCCGCTCGGCATCGTCAATGGCCGCAGACAAGATGGTTCGCGCAGCGTCCTTTCGCCCGCGCATTGCCAGGATGTGCCCCATCTGGCCTTGGGCAAAGACATTGAACCGCAAGGCCCCGAAATGGTCGGGTTGCTGCTCGAGCACTTCTTCATAGAGCGCGATTTCCCGGGCCCGTGTCTTTTGCGCTGCCGCATAGTCACCGAGCCGTTGCTGCATGCTCGACACCCATGACAATCCGGTGCCGATTTCGATCAGCCGGGCGGGAGGGCGACCCTCGGCCTTCGTCACTCGCTCGATGACGGCAACACTTCGCTCGAATAGCGCCAGCGCTTCGGCATAATTGCCGTCTTCATCGGCCATCGTACCAAGGTTGGAATAGGCATAGCCCTCTTCCATCTGCCACTCCAAGTTGGTGCGATCCTTGGCCGCCAGCCTGGTAGAGATGTCGGCATAGCCCTGCATGGCCTCCTTTGCCTCATCCGTCTGGGCGTGCTGCAAAGCTACCAATCCGACCCAGAACAGGCTCTGCCCGTGGTTGAACATGCGCTCCGGATCATCGGGTTTGCGGGCCAGCAATTCGCCCGTCGTGCGCGCCGCCTCGCGAAAGGCCGGCAGCGCCTTTTCATTGTCGCCCCGCTCATTATGCACTTCGGCGACCAGCTGGATCGCCTTGGCTCTCCGTCCAAGCTCTTCGGGCGACAGGCTGTCGAGATTCTGGCGCGCATAATATTCCATCGCGCGCGAGCCGACGCCGCCCAATATGTCCAGCCGTCCCACGGGCTCGAGCTGCTCGCGAAGGTCGGTCAGCATATATTCGATCAGCCCGTTGGCCTCGGTGCGCTCGGCCCGCGCGGCATCGCGCTGCTGCAGCGCGAACAGTGCCAGCCCCACTGCAATCACCATGCCGAGGATCGAAAGCCCCGCCACCACCAGCGCCCGCTTATGCTTGCGCGCCGCCTCCCGATCGACCAGCGCATCCAGCTGCACCCCGGCCAGCCCGGCGATCAGCTTCATCAGCCCTAATTTCTTGCCGTCCGCCTCGGGCCGGAAGTCCGCCGCGACAGGCTCGGCCATCTCCTCGGTCGGCGCGCCATCCTCATAATGGGTGCGAAGCGGCAGCGGCACATTATGCGGCGGGTCGCCATCGACCACCACCGGATAGACATTCTTGTCGCCATGCATGCGCTTGAAAATGTCGATCTCGCGCCCGATCCAGGGCGAAATGGCGCTGTGCGGCGAACAGAGCACGATCAGCGCTTCGCTATTGGCCAGCGCCTCCTTGATCGCATCGCCCAGATCGTCGGTGACGGGCAGTTCCTCGCGATCCTTGAAGATGGGCGCCAACCGCTTGGGCGCGCCTTCATCGACCAGGCTCTGCGGCAGGCGATAGGTCTCCAGCTGGCGGTGAAGCCATTCGGCCACCGCCTTGTCGCGATGGCTGTAACTTAAGAATGCCTTATACTGCCGGTCCCCCAAGCGCGCCCTCCTTTCCGAGCGGGGGCGACTCGCCCCCCGGGCGGATGAACGATCACAGTATCGCGCAAATCGGCCTTTTCTGGAAGAGTGCTCCAAAATAGGTCAATCAAATGGGTGAAGGAGGATCGGCACTCCCTCCAATCCGGACCCATTGGCAGCATCCTCTTTACCCTGTTGGGCTAGAGCGGGGCTCCCACCAAAGGACATTGCACCCATGGCCCGCATCATCATTGCCGATGACGATCCCACCACCATCTTCATGGTGCGTTCGATCCTGGAAGATTGCGGCCATATCGTCGGCGCGCTGGAAGATGGCCTGTCGGTCGGCGATGTCGCCCGCTTCAAGGCGCCCGACCTTCTGATTCTCGATTGTTCGATGCCCGGCAAGACGGGGCTGGAGGCGCTGCGCGAAGTACGCGCCGATCTTGGCAAGCAGCTGCCCATCATGATGCTGACCGGGCGCACCAGCCCGCAGGATGAGGCGCTGGCCTACCAGGCCGGGGCCGATGACTATCTCACGAAGCCGATCGATCCCGACAAGCTCGTCATCCGCGTCGAAGCCCTGCTCGACCCTGCCCGCCGCCGCTGCTCGGCCTGATCGAGGCAAAGGAAAAGGCGCGGGAAACCGATGGTTCCCGCGCCTTCCGCTCTCCTGACTGGAGGAGCTATTAGTACCGGCCGTAACGGCTCGAACGCTCGATATCGACGTCGCGGATGCGACCATTGCGCTCGATCTTGCAGTCCCACTTCAGGTCGGGCGCGGTGTTGTAACCATAGCCCTGGCGACCATAGCGGTCATACTGGTTGGCATATTGGCCCGACATCGCCACGCCATGCACCTTCAGACCATAGCTCTTGCGCTCGACGCGGGTGATCCCGGCCACGCGCGCGGCGTTGTTATACTGGTTGTTGTAGCCGTAGCGATTGTCATAACGGTTGTCGTAGCGACGATCGTAACGGTTGTCGTAACGGTTGTCGTACCGGCCATATTGGTCATAACGCTGGCCGTTCAGCCTGGCTTCGACCGCCATGGCGCACTGGTCGACGGCCTGGCGTTCGTTCATGCCATAACCGTAACGCTGGTTGTTATAGCCGTAATTGCCATAGGGGTAGGACCCGTAATTGCCCGCGCCCAGCACCCCGCGGATGATCGCGCCCAACACGTCGGCGGTCGGATCGCCACGATATTGCGCTTCAGCCGGGGTAGCGGCGACGGCGGTGGTAGCGGTGGCGGCGGCAAGGCCGGCAGCGCCCAAAATCAGCTTCTTCTTGATCGACATGTGACGCGATCTCCCTGGTTACAAATTCTCGCCCTCTTCCGGCGATCGTCCTTTTACTACGCGATTCGCAATGCATTGTTCCTGAACGATAATGTTGCCCTTCGTTCAGCTTGGCTCAGGCGGCAAAGCGGGCCGGGGGGACCCACCCCCGGCCGCCTTGCTCGCACATGACGTGATCGAGCCCGAGGCGGGCGAAATCCCATTCGAAATCTTCCAGATCCAGCATCCCGCTGCAGATCCGCGCCCCTGCCGCCGGGCGCACGCCATCGCGCCACTGCCGCACCAGCGCCAGCGCCGCCAGCACGGGCACATAAGGCCCGCGATTGGCATCGGCATTCAGCCGCCATGCCCGCTTGGCCGGCCTGCCCATCGCATCCAGCCCCTTGGCCTTCACCAGCATCGCCCCCTTGTCGCTGCCCAGCGGCTTGACCCATTCGGCCACCTCCAGCATTGGCGCAGCAAATGGCCGCAGCGATTTGAGCCAGCCCCAGCGCACCGGCCAGGACAAAAGCCACAGGCCGACATGCAGCAAGCTGAGCTCCATCCCGGCAAAAAATTGCGCGCTACGCCTCGGCTGGTAGCGCCGCACCAGCAGTTCCTGCTCGGGCACATCGCAAATGCTCGCCCAGCGCTTGCCCGCCCGCCCGCAATCGACGCGCTGCAGCCCGCCCCAGCCTCGCCGCTCATGCCAGCCGCCATGCTCGAACTCCCGCACCGGCTTGCCGACATAGGACAGGATCGCCTCCACCACGCTCGGCCCGCGCGGCGCGCGGTTGCCGGGAAAGATGCCGACCCATAGATCATCGACCTGCCGCCATCCCTGCACCAGCCGGTCGATCACTGCGTGCGACAGCGCCGGAATGCTGCTCGCCCCACTCACCAGCCGCACGCCCGCACGCCGCGCCGCCTCGTCCCAGCGCGCTTCAAAATTGCACACCCAGTCGCGCCCGTCGGCAAGGTCCAGATAATCCACCCCGGCCGCCAGCGCCGCCTCGACCAGCATCGACGAACTCTCCTGGAACGGCCCCGCACAATCGACGACCAGGTCGATCCCGAACAGGTCGCCCGCACCCACCGCATCACGGTCCAGCACCCGCAATGAAGCACCCAATTCCTCTGCCAGCACCTCCAGCGGCCCGCGCCGCCGCCCGGCCAGCACCAGCTCCACGCCCGGCTCCCCCGCCGCCAACCTTGCCAGCCGCGATCCGAACACCCCCGATGCCCCCACGATCATCAGCCTAAGCATCGCGAAATTCTCCTTGCTGCCAGATCAGCTCGCCAAAGAGCGGATGGATGAGCGACAGGCTGAACAAGAAGGCCCCGTCGCCCCGATCATGATGCACCACCACGCAGCGCCCCGGCGCCAGCCAGCGCGGCAAGCGCCAGCGCCGCCCCAATGCTTTCAGGACATAATGGTCGGAAACGAAGCGCAGTCCCTCGGCAAAGGCCTCCACCTTCAGGGCCATCCCGATCCCGCGCCCGACATATTCTTCGAGCCCAGACGGCCCGGCAAAGCGCTTGGCCGAATGGATCACCTGCGGAAAGCCATCGCGCCGCGCATAGAGCCGGCTCCACACCTGCCCGCCGAAGCGCGCATCTTCCGACACGCTCACCACCGCCGCGACATCTTTGTCCATCGACAAAGGCAGCGGCGCGCCGACCAGCCGCAGCGCCTGCGCCAGCAGCCAACCCCATTGGTTGCGCCGCGCCTCGATGATCCGCCCGCGATAGAGCGCCACCGCCTCGCCCGCCAACCGCTTGGAAAAGCGTTGTTGCACCGCTACCGGCAGCTGGCCCCAGGCCTCCTCGCCCACCAGTCGGCGAAAGCGCAGATCGACCAGTTCGCCAGCCCCGTCCGGGGCTGGAAATTCCATCCTTCGTGCAAGTTCGGCCATGGCAATTCCCCTACTTGGCCGGTTGGTGTCACCCCTTCTTGCCGGGCAGGAAGCGGGTGACCTTTGACCCCATGCTAATCAGCGTCATCAGGGTCGATTTGGGCAGTCGGATCATCTCGTCATGCCATTTGCCCATGGTGGTGACGAAGCTCAGCATGTCGTCGAGCCGCTGTTTCGCCACCTTGCTGATCTGGGGATCGTGGGCGGCATCCTCGCTGCAAGCCTTCAAGGCCGCCTGTGCCGGATCAATCTCGCGCGCCTTGCGCCCCTTGGCGATACGCGTCACCATTTCCCAGATATCCACCTCGGCGGCGAAATGGTCGCGCCGCTCGCCCATGATGGGCACGCGGTGGATCAGCTCCCAGGCCAGCAGCTCCTTGATCGAATTGGACACGTTGGACCGCGCCAGCCCCAGTACCTCGGCAATCTCGTCGGCCGGCAGCGGCTTTTCGGACAGGAACAGCAACGCATGGATCTGCGCTACCGAACGGTTGACGCCCCACTGGCTGCCCAGATCCCCCCAATGGAGGATGAAGCGCAGGATCGACGGTGGCAGCGGCTTGTCCATGACCTGTTCCGACTCACTTTCTTAAATTTCTGTCTTGACAGAAATACACGAAATTACCGAACAAATGTCAAGCGTCATCGCGATGGGCTGTAACCTAGTGCGGTTCCGCAACGAACTCACGATCATTGCAACCGGTCAGCACCGTCGCCGCCCAGCGCGGCCCGCTGACCCGATCACAAAAGGGAAAATGTCATGATTGCCAAATTGAACGCGCTCGCGCCCAAATGCCACGTCGCCCATGCGGCCATTCCGCTCACCGGCGTCCTCGCCTCCTTCGTCAGCCTGGGGCTGGTCACGCTGACCCTGTCCTCGATGATGATGGCCTGAGCGCCGGCTCAATGTCCGGCGGCGTCGCCATATTGGTGGCGCCGCAGGGCCTTCAGCCCTTCCGCCACCATCATCGCAGCCTCATCGGCAAATTCCACCGAGGGGCGATCCAGCCGATGCGTCAGCCAGCCATGGGTCAGCCGCTCGGTCGCCCCCGTCATGAAGGACTGGAAAAAGGTCGCGGGCAACAGCGGCAGCCGCCGCGCTTCGAAATGCGGCCGCGCCCAGTCGATCACCGGCTGCTCGATCTGGTGCGCCAGTTCGATCCACACATGCTCGTGCTCGACCATCCACTGGCTGTTGTTGAATTGCGCGATCAGCCGCGAAAACCGATCGGGATGATCGCACTGCCATTGCAACGCCGCGCGCGCTCCCGCGCCGAAGGCATCGCACGGATCCTCGCCGTCAAAGGCAATGATCGCGTCAGCCACGCTGACCAGATAGTCCAATCGCTCCTGCGCAAAGATTTGCGCAAAGACGCCGTCCTTGTTGCCGAAATGGTGGAAGATGGACCCGTTCGACACACCCGAACGCGCCTCGATATCCTTCAGGGTCACATCGTAAAGACCCTTCTCGATGATCAGCTCGCCCGTCGCCGCCAGGACGCGGCGCTTGGTTTTTTCACTGCGCGACTGCACCATGCGCGGTGCGTAACGCGCTGTCGGCCCGCTGTCACCTAGGACTTTGGTACCAGGCTTGGATCTGCCCCCTTGCCAATCCCCCCCGATCCGTGGATCAGGGGCGCAAGGCCATTCCCTGCTCGGACGCCCGCCATGGCGTTGGCGAATGGCGCCGCGGACGCATCATGCGCCCGTCAGCAGGGGGTTGGAAAATGCGTTACCTGACATGTGCGATCATTGCCGCCGGGCTGTGGCTGTTGCCGGCCTCGGCCAGCGCCGACGATTGCCTGCTCGATACCAACAATGATGCCACCGCCGACAGCAATGTCGATACCGATCTGGACGCCGACAGCAACGGCGAGGACAGCGCGCTCGCCTGCGGCGCGGGCGCGAAGGCGATGGCGCTCGATGCGGTGGCCATCGGCGCTTCGGCGCTGGCCAGCGGCCTGCAGTCGACCGCAGTGGGCAGCAATGCCGTCGCCTCGGCCAGCGAAAGCGTCGCGCTTGGTGCCCATGCCAACGCCACCGGCATCAACGCCGCCGCCTTTGGCCCCACTGCCAAAGCATCAGGTGGCTCGGCACTTGCGGTCGGCTATAACTCGCAGGCGTCCGGCAGTGTTGCGATTGCTGTCGGTACCAGCGCGGTCGCCAATTTCGACCGATCGATCGCCATCGGCTTCAGCGCCGACGTCGGTGGTGCTGACACGATCGCACTGGGGTACGACGCCAATGCTGCCGGCGCGCAGAGCATGGCGATCGGCGTCGATGCGCAAGCAAATGCAATAAGGTCCGCAGCCATCGGGTTCGCCGCGTCAGCCGGATCGGCCGATGCCACCGCCATGGGCTTCCGCGCCACCGCCGTCGGCGGCGAGTCGCTTGCGCTGGGTCGCCTGACCCAGGCCAATGCCTTCCGTGCCACCGCCATCGGCTCGAGCGCGGTTGCTTCGGGCATCCAGTCGATGGCGATGGGTCGTGCCGCTAGCGCCAGCGCGACCAACGCCACCGCGATCGGCGTCGAAGCGCAGGCCACGCATGTGTCGTCGACCGCCGTCGGCGCCAAGGCCCAGGCCATGGGCGAAGGCGCAACCTCGGTCGGCCGCAACAGCGCGGTCAATGCCAATCTGGGCACTGCGGTTGGCTATGGCGCGACGGTCAACCACGCCAACTCGACCGCCATCGGACTCAACGCGACGACGACGGCGACCAACCAGGTCATGATCGGCGGCGTCGGCACCAGCATCACCATCGGTGACATCACCGCCAGCACCAATGCGCAGGTCGGACCGGTCGATATCGTCACGATCGATGAATCGGGCACCTTAGGCCGCGGCCAGGCCGCCAGCACCGCTTATGTCGATCGTGTCGCCATCGGCTTTACCGACACGATGATGGCGCATGAAGCCGATATCGCCGCGCTCAACATGCGCGTCGACAGCGTGGACAGCCGCATCGGCGTGCTCGAAGCCGATGTGAAGGGTCTGGAAGGGGGCATTGCCGCCGCCGCCGCACTGGGCAGCGCGATCCCGCTGCCGGGCGAAAAGCTGACCCTGTCCTTGAATGCCGCCGCCCATGGCGACGAACAGGCCATTGCCGGTTCTCTCGTGGGTCGGCTCAACGATCGCCTCGCCATTGGCGCAGGCGTGGCTGGCAATACGGGGGATGGCAAGCTGACCGCGCAGGTCGGCCTCTCCATCGGCCTGTAAGTCCGTACCCAACCGGCATCGCCGGCCGGAAGGCAGGGGGCCCCCGAACTCCCCCGACCTTCCATTTTTTTCGTTTTTCGCCTACCTGTCGTCGCGCTGAACACGCAGCCCAGCCTGTGTTCAAGCAGGCCTTGCCATAAGCGTCTCCAGCAACGTTCAGGAGAACCCCATGCGCACGACCATCATCGCCGCCGCCCTCGCCACCGCCAGCACGCTGGCCGCCGCGGCCCCCGCCGAAGCCCAGCGTTATCCCGACATCCGCGACAATCGACGCGGCGAGACCGTCGTCCAGATGACGCCGCGCTGCGAGATGGTCTACGATCGGCGCGGCCAGCGTGTGCACACCGCGCGGGCATGCGATCGCCGCGATATTGAGGAAGCCAACTGGATCGTCCGTCGCTACCGCGAGGACCAGGCCCGCAACAGCGCCTATGGCGATCGGCGCTACGACCGTTATGACCGCAATGACCGCCGCTACCGGTCGAGCGATTATGACCGCTATGACGATCGCCGCTACACGCGCCGCATCGCGCCGGCGTCCGTCGTCGGCAAGCGCATGCACGACGCCTATGACATGCTCGCGTCGGGCGGCTATCGAATGATGAGCGAGCATCCCTGGCGCGACGGCAAGGTCGAGACCGTCTGGTTCAACCGCTCGGCCAATAGCTGCGTCTCGGTCTACAGCCGCAAGGGCAAGATCCGCGCCGTCACCCCCGCCGCCCGCCAGCGCTGCGGCGGCCGCTACTAAGAAGCGCCCACATCTTCAATCCATCAAGGGCCGTCCCGCGGGGCGGCCCTTTTTGCGTGCTGCGACCACCCCCGGTGCACTTTACAAATTGTCAGCCTTCTCTGGTCAACGCAGCTGTAAGCGAGCCGGGGGGACTGCCGTCATTTGTGACCAGATTTCGAGGGCTTCTGCTCGCGCGCACGGGAGATTCCACCATGCGTAGCCAGCTTCTTGCCAGCGCCGCCATCGCCCTGTCCAACGCCTTCGCCGCCCCTGCCGCAGCCGAAGACTGCATTTTAGACGTCAACGCAAACGGTACCGCTGACGGCACCGCCGGCGCGGATGGCGGCGGCGACGATACGGCGCTGAGGTCACCTTCGGACTGTAACCGGCAAGATAGCGCTCTCGCTTCCTTTTTTGGGCATTAGCCGATTGTCACGAGCGATGCATGTTGTGCCCGCAGGAGAATTTAGCCGTTCACGCAATATCGGCACGCGCACCATGTGTGGCTCGAATTTGACTTAGGTCAACTTTACCGAAAGTCTGTCCGGGGAGGCGACGCATAGGTGTGCGAGTCGCGGATCTAAACTAGGGATGGGCACAGGGGGTGCCCCGCGTTCCCGAGCACCCCGCATGTGCCGCAAGCGAAGGGGATGAATAATGCGGCATGTATTGATGGTTTCGACGGCGATGGGCTTGGCGGCAGTCATGCTGCCCCAGACCGCCAGCGCCGATGAAGAATGTATAATGAAAACTATTCAAGGTACCGACACATCCTACTCCACGGCGACCGGCGTGGGCGCCATCGCGTGCGGAACGCAGACTGAAGCGGATGGCGAGAATGCCGTTGTGTTCGGCTACTTATCCTTGGCACTTACGAATGGTGTGGCGGTGGGTGCCGGGACGACGGGCGCCGATTATGGCGTCGCGGTTGGCGTCGGGGCGTCGACGGAAAGCTTTTCAACCG
Coding sequences within it:
- the guaA gene encoding glutamine-hydrolyzing GMP synthase, translating into MTVGHGETILIVDFGSQVTQLIARRVREAGVYCEIAPFNSAEDAFERLKPGGIILSGSPAGVPEEGSPRAPQMLFDSGLPILGICYGQQVMSHQLGGTVEAGDSGEFGRAFLTVTKDCALFDGLWNEGERHQVWMSHGDKVTQFAPGFEIVAVSDGAPFAVIADEERKYYGTQFHPEVHHTPDGAKLIANFVHRVCGLKGDWTMGAYREAKVAEIREQVGDGKVICGLSGGVDSSVAAILIHEAIGDQLTCVFVDHGLLRLNEREQVETLFRDHYNIPLVVVDAEERFMAGLEGVTDPEKKRKFIGGEFIAVFEEEANKLGGADFLAQGTLYPDVIESVSFTGGPSVTIKSHHNVGGLPERMNMKLVEPLRELFKDEVRELGRELGLNDQFVGRHPFPGPGLAIRIPGEVNKERCDILRKADAIYLDEIRKAGLYDAIWQAFAVLLPVKTVGVMGDHRTYDSVCGLRAVTSVDGMTADVYPFDAAFLTGCATRIVNEVKGINRVVYDYTSKPPGTIEWE
- a CDS encoding response regulator transcription factor is translated as MARIIIADDDPTTIFMVRSILEDCGHIVGALEDGLSVGDVARFKAPDLLILDCSMPGKTGLEALREVRADLGKQLPIMMLTGRTSPQDEALAYQAGADDYLTKPIDPDKLVIRVEALLDPARRRCSA
- a CDS encoding TIR domain-containing protein yields the protein MGDRQYKAFLSYSHRDKAVAEWLHRQLETYRLPQSLVDEGAPKRLAPIFKDREELPVTDDLGDAIKEALANSEALIVLCSPHSAISPWIGREIDIFKRMHGDKNVYPVVVDGDPPHNVPLPLRTHYEDGAPTEEMAEPVAADFRPEADGKKLGLMKLIAGLAGVQLDALVDREAARKHKRALVVAGLSILGMVIAVGLALFALQQRDAARAERTEANGLIEYMLTDLREQLEPVGRLDILGGVGSRAMEYYARQNLDSLSPEELGRRAKAIQLVAEVHNERGDNEKALPAFREAARTTGELLARKPDDPERMFNHGQSLFWVGLVALQHAQTDEAKEAMQGYADISTRLAAKDRTNLEWQMEEGYAYSNLGTMADEDGNYAEALALFERSVAVIERVTKAEGRPPARLIEIGTGLSWVSSMQQRLGDYAAAQKTRAREIALYEEVLEQQPDHFGALRFNVFAQGQMGHILAMRGRKDAARTILSAAIDDAERLIRRDPDNTSSLTMSIGPFNEMALLDWAEGRSAKASEGFDRIAALIENLAARDANNRDWNIYRPARLALERALTDRSSAPPDQLKSMALDWRGKIDADSPDHVWLFIASHLVEGIALERSGDGAAASAAFARALAVEDQAQGVSIANQALRAVAAQKLGQAALARQLRKALADRGLDPLIDDRL
- a CDS encoding DUF4166 domain-containing protein, whose protein sequence is MEFPAPDGAGELVDLRFRRLVGEEAWGQLPVAVQQRFSKRLAGEAVALYRGRIIEARRNQWGWLLAQALRLVGAPLPLSMDKDVAAVVSVSEDARFGGQVWSRLYARRDGFPQVIHSAKRFAGPSGLEEYVGRGIGMALKVEAFAEGLRFVSDHYVLKALGRRWRLPRWLAPGRCVVVHHDRGDGAFLFSLSLIHPLFGELIWQQGEFRDA
- a CDS encoding saccharopine dehydrogenase family protein gives rise to the protein MLRLMIVGASGVFGSRLARLAAGEPGVELVLAGRRRGPLEVLAEELGASLRVLDRDAVGAGDLFGIDLVVDCAGPFQESSSMLVEAALAAGVDYLDLADGRDWVCNFEARWDEAARRAGVRLVSGASSIPALSHAVIDRLVQGWRQVDDLWVGIFPGNRAPRGPSVVEAILSYVGKPVREFEHGGWHERRGWGGLQRVDCGRAGKRWASICDVPEQELLVRRYQPRRSAQFFAGMELSLLHVGLWLLSWPVRWGWLKSLRPFAAPMLEVAEWVKPLGSDKGAMLVKAKGLDAMGRPAKRAWRLNADANRGPYVPVLAALALVRQWRDGVRPAAGARICSGMLDLEDFEWDFARLGLDHVMCEQGGRGWVPPARFAA
- a CDS encoding GbsR/MarR family transcriptional regulator, whose protein sequence is MDKPLPPSILRFILHWGDLGSQWGVNRSVAQIHALLFLSEKPLPADEIAEVLGLARSNVSNSIKELLAWELIHRVPIMGERRDHFAAEVDIWEMVTRIAKGRKAREIDPAQAALKACSEDAAHDPQISKVAKQRLDDMLSFVTTMGKWHDEMIRLPKSTLMTLISMGSKVTRFLPGKKG
- a CDS encoding TetR/AcrR family transcriptional regulator, whose amino-acid sequence is MVQSRSEKTKRRVLAATGELIIEKGLYDVTLKDIEARSGVSNGSIFHHFGNKDGVFAQIFAQERLDYLVSVADAIIAFDGEDPCDAFGAGARAALQWQCDHPDRFSRLIAQFNNSQWMVEHEHVWIELAHQIEQPVIDWARPHFEARRLPLLPATFFQSFMTGATERLTHGWLTHRLDRPSVEFADEAAMMVAEGLKALRRHQYGDAAGH